CGCGCCCTGAGCTGCCGACCGACCGAgaacccccgcccccgcccggctGCTCAGTGAGTGGGCCCGAgggcgggggtgtgggggtgggtcGCGGGCCACCGGGGCAGGGGCGCTGCGCGTGGAGAGGGCTCGGGGGCCGCGGCGTCGCGCGCTCCCGGCACGCCGGGGCCCGCCGCCTGGAGCGGGCGCGCCAGCCAGGCCGGGGGTCCTGTGCGATGTGGTAGCCCCCTGCGCGCAGTGCCGACCCCGCTGACCTTGGCCGCGTCCCGGGCGACCGGTGCCCGGGTCCCTGGGTGGTTAGCAGGTCCCCAGGAGGCCCGGAGCCTCGGGTGCCCGCTGACCCCCGCGTCTCCCCGCAGCCCGCCGCCGCCATGCCCTTCTCCAACAGCCACAACACGCTGAAGCTGCGCTTCCCGGCCGAGGACGAGTACCCCGACCTCAGTGGCCACAACAATCACATGGCCAAGGTACTGACCCCCGAGCTGTACGCCGAGCTGCGCGCTAAGAGCACGCCGAGCGGCTTCACGCTGGACGACGTCATCCAGACTGGCGTGGACAACCCAGGTACGCGCACACCAGTCCCGGGGTCAGGGTGCCAGCGCCGTATCCGCGGGACAACCCGCGGCTAGGGCCCGGAGCCCGCCCCCCCATGCCAGTCCCCCTCGAGCCCAAGTCCGGGCGCCCTCTTCCCGCGCACAGTCGCGGGGTCCTCGGCGGCTCGCTGAGGCCTGGCAGTGACGTCACTGTCCCCACTCCGCGGCCTCCCAGGCCACCCCTATATCATGACCGTGGGCTGCGTGGCTGGCGACGAGGAGTCGTACGACGTGTTCAAGGAGCTCTTTGACCCCATCATTGAGGATCGGCACGGCGGCTATAAGCCCACAGACGAGCACAAGACCGACCTCAACCCCGACAACCTGCAGGTGCCGGGCGGCCCGGGGCGGCGGGTCGGCCTGGGGAGGGGTCTCCCGGAGCTCACCTCTGCTTGGCCCCCAGGGCGGCGACGACCTGGACCCCAACTACGTGCTGAGCTCGCGGGTGCGCACGGGCCGCAGCATCCGCGGCTTCTGCCTCCCCCCGCACTGCAGCCGCGGGGAACGCCGCGCCATCGAGAAGCTTGCCATCGAAGGTAAGGGTCGGGCCGGCCGGGCCACGGTCCCGGTCCCGGTCCCGGCCCCTGCCGGCTTGTTTACTAGTCACCCGAGCCGCCGCCGACGCCGCGCTCTTATCTGCGCTCTGGCTCCGGTTTCCCGGAGGGACCGAGGCCCAGCCCCGCGCCTACAGCGTCCTGGGGCCCGGCGAGGGTCGGCTTGGGCCGGGTCACCGGCTCGGCCCGCCGCCCAGACCGAGAGGACTGGACTCCAGCCAAGCCGAGCGGGCACGGGGAGGTGGGGCGGATCCGTGTCGCTAGGGGTGGTGGCGGTGTGGGACAGGAGCCCACCCGCTTGTCCTCCTGAGCGCGCCCCTCCGCAGCCCTGTCGAGCCTGGACGGTGACCTGGCGGGGAGGTACTATGCGCTCAAAAGCATGACCGAGGCGGAACAGCAGCAGCTCATCGACGACCACTTCCTTTTCGATAAGCCCGTGTCGCCCCTGCTGCTGGCCTCAGGCATGGCCCGCGACTGGCCGGATGCCCGCGGCATCTGGTGCGTACTCCCCAACCCCCTCCCGCGGGTCCCCACTCCCCCACTTCGTCCTCTCCCTGGCGAGGccgagaaggaagagggaggggccgCGCTCCTGGGATGGGTTTGGTGCCACCCAGGCCTCCTTGCAGGTGACCTCACCTCGCAGGTAAGTGAAGGACCCCGGCTAGTAGAGGCCTCAGCCTCTCAGGATCTTAGAGGTGGGGGGAGCAGTCGTGTTGGctttcctcctccacccccctcTGGGGAGCTGGagctatttgttttctctcctttcccacccGCTTCCCCGCGGGGAGTCAGTCAGGTGCTGGGTGACGCAGACGCTTCCTGGAGTGGGCGGTGGGGGAGGAAGGCTTACAAGCTCCTGTTCACACAGTGCGTGTATCGTGGGGCTTCCGCGCCCAGCTACAGCGCATCCCCCTGTAGGGGGCTGTGCTGGCTGCCTCTGCCCCTTATCCCCTTGGTGGGCACCACACAGTACCTGATGGGCAAGCTGGGGAAGCAGCTCAGGCCTCTCTTTCTGTCCCTTCTCTGAGCTGTCCTGGCCTCCCTCCGTGCCCCCAGGCTGTTGACGGGGCTGGAGTCCGGGCAGCGGCCCCCGCTCCTGGGTACAGCTGGGATGAGCACACCAGGGACCTGGGAAGTGCCTCCGGCCTGGGGACCCCCTAGAGTTTGTTTTCTGGATGTGCCCTGAGACCACAGTCCAGGGAGGAGGCTTgactgtgcccctcccccaggcacaaTGACAATA
The genomic region above belongs to Phocoena phocoena chromosome 2, mPhoPho1.1, whole genome shotgun sequence and contains:
- the CKB gene encoding creatine kinase B-type — encoded protein: MPFSNSHNTLKLRFPAEDEYPDLSGHNNHMAKVLTPELYAELRAKSTPSGFTLDDVIQTGVDNPGHPYIMTVGCVAGDEESYDVFKELFDPIIEDRHGGYKPTDEHKTDLNPDNLQGGDDLDPNYVLSSRVRTGRSIRGFCLPPHCSRGERRAIEKLAIEALSSLDGDLAGRYYALKSMTEAEQQQLIDDHFLFDKPVSPLLLASGMARDWPDARGIWHNDNKTFLVWINEEDHLRVISMQKGGNMKEVFTRFCNGLTQIETLFKSKNYEFMWNPHLGYILTCPSNLGTGLRAGVHIKLPHLGKHEKFPEVLKRLRLQKRGTGGVDTAAVGGIFDVSNADRLGFSEVELVQMVVDGVKLLIEMEQRLEQGQAIDDLVPAQK